From Cronobacter turicensis z3032, the proteins below share one genomic window:
- the nrdR gene encoding Transcriptional repressor nrdR, with protein MHCPFCFAVDTKVIDSRLVGEGSSVRRRRQCLVCHERFTTFEVAELVMPRVVKSNDVREPFNEDKLRSGMQKALEKRPVSSDDVEMAINHIKSHLRATGEREVPSKLIGNLVMEQLKKLDKVAYIRFASVYRSFEDIREFGEEIARLQD; from the coding sequence ATGCATTGCCCGTTCTGTTTCGCCGTTGACACTAAAGTGATCGATTCCCGCCTGGTGGGAGAGGGCTCCTCGGTGCGTCGCCGCCGCCAGTGCCTGGTGTGCCATGAACGTTTCACAACCTTTGAAGTTGCGGAACTGGTCATGCCGCGCGTGGTGAAAAGCAACGATGTGCGCGAGCCTTTCAATGAAGACAAACTGCGCAGCGGCATGCAGAAAGCGCTGGAAAAACGCCCGGTCAGCTCCGATGACGTGGAGATGGCTATCAACCATATCAAGTCTCATCTGCGTGCGACCGGCGAGCGTGAAGTGCCGAGCAAACTTATCGGCAACCTGGTGATGGAGCAGCTCAAAAAGCTCGATAAAGTCGCCTACATCCGTTTTGCGTCGGTATACCGCAGCTTCGAAGATATCCGCGAATTCGGCGAAGAGATCGCCCGCTTACAGGATTAA
- the ribD gene encoding Riboflavin biosynthesis protein ribD: protein MSDEFYMARALKLASQGRFTTHPNPRVGCVIVNDGVIVGEGFHLRAGEPHAEVHALRMAGDKARGATAYVTLEPCSHHGRTPPCCDALINAGVARVVAAMQDPNPQVAGRGLYRLQQAGVEVSHGLMMSEAEALNKGFLKRMRTGFPFIQLKLGASLDGRTAMASGESQWITSPQARRDVQRLRAESHAILTTSATVLADDPSMTVRWDELGEATQAVYPRENLRQPLRIVLDRQNQVTPAHKIVNQPGETWLARACPDDAVWPEGVEQLPTPVHNGKLDLVLLMMQLGKRQVNSLWVEAGPQLAGALLQAGLVDELIVYMAPKLLGSEARGLFALPGLERLADAPRLEFRDAVQVGPDLRLRLTLA, encoded by the coding sequence ATGTCTGACGAATTTTACATGGCGCGCGCGCTTAAGCTCGCGAGCCAGGGACGCTTTACCACGCATCCGAACCCGCGGGTAGGCTGTGTGATTGTCAACGATGGCGTTATCGTCGGCGAAGGCTTTCACCTGCGCGCCGGCGAGCCGCATGCCGAAGTCCATGCGTTGCGTATGGCGGGCGATAAGGCGCGCGGCGCGACCGCTTATGTCACGCTTGAGCCCTGCAGCCACCACGGGCGCACGCCGCCGTGCTGCGATGCGCTGATTAACGCCGGTGTCGCGCGCGTCGTCGCGGCGATGCAGGATCCGAATCCGCAAGTCGCGGGCCGCGGTCTGTACCGCCTTCAGCAGGCGGGTGTCGAGGTCAGCCACGGCCTGATGATGAGCGAGGCCGAAGCGCTCAATAAAGGCTTTCTCAAGCGTATGCGCACCGGTTTCCCGTTTATTCAGCTCAAGCTTGGCGCGTCTCTTGACGGGCGTACGGCGATGGCGAGCGGCGAAAGCCAGTGGATAACCTCCCCGCAGGCCCGGCGCGACGTGCAGCGTCTGCGCGCGGAAAGCCATGCTATCCTCACTACCAGCGCCACGGTGCTGGCCGATGATCCATCGATGACGGTGCGCTGGGACGAACTCGGCGAAGCGACACAGGCGGTTTACCCTCGTGAAAATCTGCGCCAGCCGCTGCGGATCGTGCTCGATCGCCAGAATCAGGTGACGCCTGCACACAAGATTGTCAACCAGCCCGGCGAAACCTGGCTTGCCCGCGCCTGCCCGGATGACGCCGTCTGGCCCGAAGGCGTGGAACAACTGCCGACGCCCGTGCACAACGGCAAGCTCGATTTAGTGTTGCTGATGATGCAGCTTGGCAAACGCCAGGTGAATAGCCTGTGGGTGGAGGCGGGGCCGCAGCTCGCCGGCGCGCTGCTCCAGGCAGGGCTGGTAGATGAACTGATCGTTTATATGGCGCCGAAGCTGCTCGGCAGCGAGGCCCGCGGGCTTTTCGCGCTGCCAGGACTTGAGCGGCTCGCCGATGCGCCGCGTCTGGAATTTCGCGATGCCGTTCAGGTCGGCCCCGATTTGCGCCTGCGCCTGACGCTCGCCTGA
- the nusB gene encoding N utilization substance protein B homolog, whose product MKPAARRRARECAVQALYSWQLSHNDIADVEYQFLAEQDVKDVDVMYFRELLSGVATNSGYLDGLMKPYLSRQLEELGQVEKAVLRIALFELSKRDDVPYKVAINEAIELAKVFGAEDSHKFVNGVLDKAAPYIRPNKK is encoded by the coding sequence GTGAAACCTGCTGCTCGTCGCCGCGCCCGTGAGTGTGCCGTCCAGGCGCTTTACTCCTGGCAGTTGTCCCACAATGACATCGCCGATGTTGAATACCAGTTCCTGGCGGAACAGGATGTCAAAGATGTGGACGTGATGTATTTCCGCGAACTGCTCTCCGGGGTGGCGACCAACAGCGGCTATCTCGACGGCCTGATGAAGCCGTACCTGTCCCGTCAGCTCGAAGAGCTGGGCCAGGTGGAGAAAGCGGTGCTGCGCATCGCGCTGTTCGAACTATCAAAACGTGACGATGTGCCGTACAAAGTGGCCATCAACGAAGCGATTGAGCTGGCGAAAGTCTTCGGCGCTGAAGACAGCCACAAGTTCGTGAACGGCGTGCTCGATAAAGCAGCGCCGTATATCCGCCCCAACAAAAAGTAA
- the thiL gene encoding Thiamine-monophosphate kinase has product MSCGEFSLIARYFDRVRSSRLDVETGIGDDCALLTVPEKQTLAISTDTLVSGIHFLPDIDPRDLGYKALAVNVSDLAAMGADPAWLTLALTLPEVNEPWLEAFSDSLFEQLNYYDMQLIGGDTTRGPLSMTLGIHGFVPAGRALKRSGARPGDWVFITGTPGDSAAGLAILQKRLNVDNESDAGYLVNRHLRPTPRVLHGQALRGLASAAIDLSDGLISDLGHILKASDCGARIELNDLPYSEALSRHVEPEQALRWALSGGEDYELCFTVSEINRGALEVAVNHLGVPVTCIGQLTTASEGMVFLRDGAPVTLDWKGYDHFETHV; this is encoded by the coding sequence ATGTCATGCGGCGAGTTTTCCCTGATTGCACGTTATTTCGATCGGGTCAGAAGCTCTCGTCTTGATGTCGAGACCGGCATTGGCGACGACTGCGCGCTGTTGACCGTGCCGGAGAAGCAAACTCTGGCGATCAGCACCGACACGCTGGTGTCGGGCATTCACTTTTTACCGGATATCGATCCGCGCGATCTCGGCTACAAGGCGCTGGCGGTGAATGTGAGCGACCTGGCGGCCATGGGCGCCGATCCGGCGTGGCTGACGCTGGCGCTGACGTTGCCGGAGGTTAACGAACCCTGGCTTGAAGCCTTCAGCGACAGCCTGTTTGAACAACTCAACTACTACGATATGCAGCTTATCGGCGGCGACACCACGCGCGGCCCGCTCTCCATGACGCTCGGCATTCACGGTTTTGTTCCCGCCGGACGGGCGCTGAAGCGCTCCGGCGCGCGTCCTGGCGACTGGGTCTTTATCACCGGCACGCCGGGCGACAGCGCGGCCGGGCTTGCGATTTTGCAAAAGCGCCTCAACGTCGATAATGAAAGCGACGCCGGGTATCTGGTGAACCGCCATCTGCGCCCCACGCCGCGCGTGCTGCATGGGCAGGCGCTGCGCGGGCTCGCCAGCGCCGCTATCGATCTCTCCGACGGGCTGATTTCCGATCTCGGGCACATCCTGAAGGCGAGCGACTGCGGCGCGCGCATTGAGCTGAACGATCTGCCGTATTCTGAGGCGCTTTCCCGCCATGTTGAGCCGGAGCAGGCGCTGCGCTGGGCGCTGTCGGGCGGTGAAGATTATGAGCTCTGTTTTACGGTGTCGGAAATAAATCGCGGTGCGCTGGAAGTCGCGGTAAACCATCTTGGCGTGCCCGTTACCTGCATCGGTCAGCTGACCACGGCGTCGGAAGGCATGGTATTTTTACGCGATGGCGCGCCGGTAACGCTCGACTGGAAAGGATATGACCACTTCGAAACGCACGTTTAA
- the ispA gene encoding Geranyltranstransferase, whose product MDFSQQLQSQAERANSALQHFIGALPFQKSPLVEAMLYGTLLGGKRLRPFLVYATGEMFGVNPTALDAPAAAIECIHAYSLMHDDLPAMDDDDLRRGQPTCHIRFGEASAILAGDALQTLAFSILSDAPMENVALRDRLAMVSELAKASGVAGMCGGQALDLEAEGQQVDLDALERIHRHKTGALIRAAVRMGALCAGDKGRDALVYLDSYAESIGLAFQVQDDILDVVGDTATLGKRQGADQQLGKSTYPALLGLEQAQAKARSLCDDALAALAPLKAQALDTATLEALANFIIQRDK is encoded by the coding sequence ATGGATTTCAGTCAACAGCTTCAGTCGCAGGCCGAGCGGGCCAACAGCGCGTTACAGCATTTTATCGGCGCTCTGCCGTTTCAGAAGAGTCCACTGGTTGAGGCGATGCTCTACGGCACATTATTAGGCGGTAAACGCCTGCGGCCGTTTCTGGTGTACGCCACCGGCGAGATGTTTGGGGTCAACCCGACGGCGCTCGACGCGCCGGCGGCGGCCATCGAGTGCATTCACGCCTATTCGCTGATGCATGACGATCTGCCCGCTATGGACGATGACGATCTGCGCCGCGGACAGCCGACCTGCCATATTCGTTTTGGCGAAGCGAGCGCCATTCTTGCGGGCGACGCGTTACAGACACTGGCGTTCTCTATTTTAAGCGACGCGCCGATGGAAAACGTGGCGCTGCGCGACCGGCTCGCGATGGTTTCTGAACTCGCGAAAGCCAGCGGCGTGGCGGGCATGTGCGGCGGCCAGGCGCTCGATCTCGAGGCCGAAGGCCAGCAGGTGGATCTCGACGCGCTGGAGCGTATCCATCGCCACAAGACGGGCGCGCTTATCCGCGCCGCGGTGCGTATGGGCGCGTTGTGCGCGGGCGATAAAGGCCGCGACGCGCTGGTTTACCTTGATAGCTATGCAGAAAGCATCGGCCTCGCCTTCCAGGTACAGGATGACATTCTGGATGTGGTGGGTGATACTGCAACCCTTGGAAAACGCCAGGGGGCCGATCAGCAACTTGGCAAAAGCACCTACCCCGCCCTGCTGGGTCTTGAGCAAGCCCAGGCGAAAGCGCGCAGTCTGTGCGACGACGCTCTGGCGGCGCTGGCGCCGCTGAAAGCACAAGCGCTGGATACCGCGACACTGGAAGCGTTAGCGAATTTCATAATCCAACGTGATAAATAA
- the dxs gene encoding 1-deoxy-D-xylulose-5-phosphate synthase — protein sequence MSFDTAKYPTLALVDSTAELRLLPKESLPKLCDELRRYLLDSVSRSSGHFASGLGTVELTVALHYVYNTPFDQLVWDVGHQAYPHKILTGRRDRIGTIRQKGGLHPFPWRGESEYDVLSVGHSSTSISAGIGIAVAAAREEKNRRTVCVIGDGAITAGMAFEAMNHAGDIRPDMLVILNDNEMSISENVGALNNHLAQLLSGKLYSTLREGGKRVFSNVPPIKELLKRTEEHIKGMVVPGTLFEELGFNYIGPVDGHDVLGLVHTLKNMRDLKGPQFLHIMTKKGRGYEPAEKDPITFHAVPKFDPESGTLPKSSGGQPSYSKIFGDWLCETAAKDDKLMAITPAMREGSGMVEFSRQYPGQYFDVAIAEQHAVTFAAGLAIGGYKPVVAIYSTFLQRAYDQVIHDVAIQKLPVLFAIDRAGIVGADGQTHQGAFDLSFLRCIPDMVIMTPSDENECRQMLFTGYHYNDGPSAVRYPRGNALGVTLEPLQKLPIGKGVVKRHGEKVALLNFGTLLPEATQAAEALNATLVDMRFVKPLDEALIMELAERHGSLVTIEENAVMGGAGSGVNEVLMAKRKPVPVLNIGLPDHFIPQGTQDEARADIGLTAAGIEQRVRDWLA from the coding sequence ATGAGTTTTGATACTGCCAAATACCCGACCCTGGCGCTGGTGGACTCCACAGCGGAGCTGCGCCTGTTGCCAAAAGAGAGTTTGCCGAAGCTGTGCGACGAACTGCGTCGTTACCTGCTCGACAGCGTGAGCCGCTCCAGCGGACACTTCGCCTCCGGGCTTGGCACGGTCGAGCTTACCGTGGCGTTGCATTACGTCTACAACACGCCGTTCGACCAGCTTGTCTGGGACGTCGGCCATCAGGCCTACCCGCACAAAATCCTCACCGGACGCCGTGACCGCATCGGCACCATCCGCCAGAAAGGCGGCCTGCACCCGTTCCCATGGCGCGGCGAGAGCGAATATGACGTATTGAGCGTCGGCCACTCGTCCACATCGATAAGCGCTGGCATCGGTATTGCCGTCGCGGCGGCGCGTGAAGAGAAAAACCGCCGCACCGTCTGCGTGATTGGCGATGGCGCGATTACCGCGGGCATGGCGTTTGAGGCGATGAACCACGCGGGCGATATTCGCCCGGATATGCTGGTTATCCTGAACGACAACGAAATGTCGATTTCCGAGAACGTTGGCGCGCTCAATAACCATCTGGCGCAGCTGCTTTCCGGCAAGCTCTATTCGACGCTTCGCGAAGGCGGCAAACGTGTGTTCTCTAACGTTCCGCCTATCAAAGAGCTGCTCAAGCGTACCGAAGAGCACATCAAAGGCATGGTCGTGCCGGGCACGCTGTTTGAAGAGCTGGGCTTTAACTATATCGGCCCGGTGGATGGCCACGACGTGCTGGGCCTGGTGCATACGCTCAAAAACATGCGTGACCTGAAAGGCCCGCAGTTCCTGCATATCATGACCAAGAAAGGCCGTGGTTATGAGCCGGCGGAAAAAGATCCGATCACCTTTCACGCGGTGCCGAAATTCGATCCGGAAAGCGGCACGCTGCCGAAAAGTAGCGGCGGCCAGCCGAGCTATTCGAAAATCTTCGGCGACTGGCTGTGCGAAACCGCGGCGAAAGATGACAAGCTGATGGCGATCACCCCCGCCATGCGCGAAGGCTCCGGCATGGTCGAGTTCTCGCGTCAGTATCCGGGGCAATATTTCGATGTGGCGATCGCCGAGCAGCACGCGGTGACTTTCGCGGCAGGACTCGCGATTGGCGGCTATAAGCCGGTGGTCGCGATTTACTCTACGTTCCTGCAACGCGCCTATGACCAGGTCATCCACGACGTCGCCATCCAGAAACTGCCGGTGCTGTTCGCTATCGATCGCGCGGGCATCGTCGGCGCCGACGGCCAGACGCACCAGGGCGCGTTCGATCTCTCATTCCTGCGCTGCATCCCGGATATGGTCATCATGACCCCGAGCGATGAAAACGAGTGTCGCCAGATGCTGTTCACCGGCTATCACTACAACGACGGCCCGAGCGCCGTTCGCTACCCGCGCGGTAACGCGCTGGGCGTGACGCTGGAGCCGCTCCAGAAACTGCCGATCGGTAAAGGCGTGGTGAAACGCCACGGTGAAAAAGTGGCGCTGCTTAACTTTGGTACGCTGCTGCCGGAAGCCACGCAGGCCGCCGAAGCCCTTAACGCCACGCTTGTGGATATGCGCTTTGTAAAACCGCTCGATGAAGCGCTGATCATGGAACTCGCCGAGCGCCATGGCTCGCTGGTCACTATCGAAGAAAACGCCGTGATGGGCGGCGCCGGTAGCGGCGTAAACGAAGTGCTGATGGCGAAGCGCAAACCGGTGCCGGTGCTAAACATTGGCCTGCCGGATCACTTCATCCCTCAGGGCACGCAGGATGAAGCCCGCGCGGATATCGGCCTGACCGCTGCGGGTATCGAACAACGCGTGCGAGACTGGCTCGCCTGA
- the ribH gene encoding 6,7-dimethyl-8-ribityllumazine synthase → MNIIEATVAAPDARVAIAIARFNNFINDSLLEGAIDALKRIGQVKDENITVVWVPGAYELPLAAQALAKTAKYDAVIALGTVIRGGTAHFEYVAGGASNGLAHVAQQSEIPVAFGVLTTESIEQAIERAGTKAGNKGAEAALTALEMINVLKAIQA, encoded by the coding sequence ATGAACATTATTGAAGCTACCGTTGCTGCCCCGGACGCTCGCGTCGCCATCGCCATTGCGCGTTTCAACAACTTCATCAACGACAGTCTGCTGGAAGGCGCGATCGACGCCCTGAAACGCATTGGTCAGGTAAAAGATGAAAATATCACCGTCGTGTGGGTGCCGGGCGCTTACGAGCTGCCGCTGGCGGCTCAGGCGCTGGCGAAAACCGCAAAATATGACGCGGTGATTGCGCTCGGTACGGTGATTCGCGGCGGCACCGCGCATTTCGAATACGTTGCCGGCGGCGCCAGCAACGGTCTGGCCCACGTGGCGCAGCAGAGCGAAATCCCGGTAGCTTTTGGCGTACTCACCACTGAAAGTATTGAACAAGCCATCGAACGCGCTGGCACTAAAGCCGGGAACAAGGGCGCCGAAGCGGCGCTGACCGCGCTTGAAATGATTAACGTCCTGAAGGCTATCCAGGCCTGA
- the yajI gene encoding Uncharacterized lipoprotein yajI, whose protein sequence is MTTRYLKWSIVASALALSACAPQSEVRQMHQNVSTLNHEMTKLKQETVKITQQNALNVKSKSGVYLLPGSNTPARLSSQVGMLKMSLRNVTAGANGTQATLFIQSESNEPLPAFTGTVEWGQLQGTTENYQEVNVQNQPFSAPASTLAPSDVSIPLTLTGITPEQLGFIRVHDIQPLIAGDAVVAP, encoded by the coding sequence ATGACAACACGTTATCTGAAATGGTCAATCGTCGCCAGCGCGCTGGCTTTAAGCGCGTGCGCCCCGCAAAGCGAAGTGCGTCAGATGCATCAGAATGTCAGCACGCTCAATCATGAGATGACGAAGCTGAAGCAGGAGACCGTCAAAATTACGCAGCAGAACGCGCTGAATGTGAAATCGAAAAGCGGTGTTTATCTGCTGCCGGGCTCGAACACGCCTGCCCGCTTAAGCAGCCAGGTCGGTATGCTGAAGATGTCGCTGCGCAACGTCACGGCGGGCGCGAACGGCACCCAGGCGACGCTGTTTATTCAGAGCGAATCCAACGAGCCGCTGCCCGCCTTTACCGGCACTGTCGAGTGGGGCCAGTTACAGGGCACGACGGAAAACTATCAGGAAGTGAATGTGCAGAATCAGCCGTTCAGCGCGCCTGCCAGCACGCTGGCGCCGAGCGATGTTTCTATTCCTCTGACGCTTACCGGCATCACGCCAGAACAGCTGGGCTTTATCCGCGTGCACGATATCCAGCCGCTTATCGCGGGCGATGCCGTCGTCGCACCCTGA
- the thiJ gene encoding Protein thiJ — protein sequence MVCLAPGTEETEAVTTIDLLVRGGINVTTASVAGDGNLTITCSRGVRLLADAPLVEVADGDFDVIVLPGGLKGAEAFRDSPLLVETVRQFHLSGRIVAAICAAAGTVLVPHELFPLGNMTGFPALKETIPDDQWQDKRVVWDPRVNLLTSQGPGTAIDFALKIIDLLVGREKAHEVAGQLVLAAGIYSYRDY from the coding sequence CTGGTATGCCTCGCCCCTGGCACTGAAGAGACCGAAGCGGTCACCACCATCGATCTGCTGGTGCGCGGCGGCATTAATGTCACCACCGCGAGCGTCGCTGGCGACGGCAATCTGACAATCACCTGCTCGCGCGGCGTCCGGCTGCTGGCGGATGCGCCGCTGGTGGAAGTGGCGGACGGCGATTTCGATGTGATTGTGTTGCCGGGCGGCCTGAAGGGCGCCGAAGCGTTTCGCGACAGCCCGCTGCTGGTCGAAACGGTGCGCCAGTTTCATCTCTCGGGGCGGATTGTGGCGGCTATTTGCGCGGCGGCGGGCACGGTACTGGTCCCGCACGAACTCTTCCCTCTCGGCAACATGACCGGCTTCCCTGCGCTGAAAGAGACGATCCCTGACGATCAGTGGCAGGATAAACGCGTGGTCTGGGATCCGCGCGTCAACCTGCTGACCAGCCAGGGGCCGGGCACGGCGATCGATTTCGCGCTCAAGATTATCGATCTGCTGGTCGGGCGCGAAAAAGCGCATGAAGTGGCGGGCCAACTGGTGCTGGCCGCGGGCATCTACAGCTACCGCGACTATTAA
- the yajO gene encoding Uncharacterized oxidoreductase yajO, with product MQYKQLGKTDLQVSRLCLGCMTFGEPDRGNHAWTLPEESSRLIIKHAIDGGINFFDTANSYSDGSSEEIVGRALRDFARREDVVVATKVYHQVGDLPQGLSRPLILRSIDDSLRRLGMDYVDLLQIHRWDYDTPIEETLEALNDVVKAGKARYIGASSMHPHQFEQALRLQKENGWAPFVTMQNHYNLIYREEEQEMLPLCYREGVAVIPWSPLARGRLTRPWGETTARLVSDEFGKTLYSETEENDAKIAERLAFIAQDKGVSRAEVALAWLLSKPGVVAPIIGASREEQLQELIDAVDVTLTSEEMAELETPYKAHPVVGFK from the coding sequence ATGCAATACAAGCAATTAGGAAAAACCGACCTTCAGGTTTCCCGTCTGTGCCTGGGCTGTATGACCTTTGGCGAGCCGGATCGCGGTAACCACGCCTGGACGCTTCCCGAAGAAAGCAGCCGCCTTATCATCAAACACGCCATCGACGGCGGCATTAACTTTTTCGACACCGCCAACAGCTATTCCGACGGCAGCAGCGAAGAGATTGTCGGCCGCGCGCTGCGCGATTTCGCGCGTCGTGAAGATGTCGTCGTCGCCACTAAAGTTTATCACCAGGTCGGCGACCTGCCGCAGGGGCTCTCCCGCCCGCTGATCCTGCGCTCTATTGACGACAGCCTGCGCCGCCTCGGCATGGACTATGTCGACCTGCTGCAAATCCATCGCTGGGACTACGACACGCCGATAGAAGAGACGCTGGAAGCGCTGAACGACGTGGTGAAAGCGGGTAAAGCGCGCTACATCGGGGCGTCGTCCATGCATCCGCACCAGTTTGAACAGGCGCTGCGGCTGCAAAAAGAGAACGGCTGGGCGCCCTTCGTCACCATGCAGAACCACTACAACCTGATTTATCGCGAAGAAGAGCAAGAGATGCTGCCGCTCTGCTATCGCGAGGGCGTGGCCGTTATTCCGTGGAGCCCGCTGGCGCGCGGACGTCTGACCCGACCGTGGGGCGAAACCACGGCGCGTCTGGTCTCCGACGAATTCGGCAAGACGCTCTACAGCGAAACCGAAGAAAACGACGCGAAAATCGCTGAACGGCTGGCGTTTATCGCGCAGGATAAAGGCGTGAGCCGCGCGGAGGTGGCGCTGGCCTGGCTTTTGAGCAAACCGGGCGTTGTCGCGCCGATTATCGGCGCCTCGCGCGAGGAGCAGTTGCAGGAGCTGATTGACGCGGTCGATGTGACGCTCACCAGTGAAGAGATGGCCGAGCTGGAGACGCCTTACAAAGCGCATCCGGTGGTAGGATTTAAATAA
- the thiI gene encoding Thiamine biosynthesis protein thiI → MKFIIKLFPEITIKSQSVRLRFIKILTGNIRNVLKHYDENLAVVRHWDHIVVRIKDETMHDTVLDALTRIPGIHHVLEVDDVPFTDMHDIFEKALANWREQLEGKTFCVRVKRRGQHEFSSIEVERYVGGGLNQHIESARVKLKQPDVTVNLEIEDDRLLLVKGRYEGIGGFPIGTQEDVLSLISGGFDSGVSSYMLMRRGCRVHYCFFNLGGAAHEIGVRQVAHYLWSRFGSSHRVRFVAINFEPVVGEILEKVDDGQMGVVLKRMMVRAASKVAERYGVQALVTGEALGQVSSQTLTNLRLIDNVSDTLVLRPLISYDKEHIIDIARKIGTEDFARTMPEYCGVISKSPTVKAVKAKIEAEEANFDFTILDRVVAEATNVDIREIAEQTEQQVVEVETVNGFGPNDAILDIRSVDEQDEKPLVVEGVEVVSLPFYKLSTKFGDLDQSKTYLLWCERGVMSRLQALYLLEQGFKNVKVYRP, encoded by the coding sequence ATGAAGTTTATCATTAAATTATTCCCGGAAATCACCATTAAAAGCCAGTCTGTGCGGTTGCGCTTTATAAAAATCCTGACCGGGAATATTCGTAACGTCCTGAAACACTACGATGAAAATCTTGCCGTGGTTCGCCACTGGGACCATATCGTGGTGCGTATTAAAGATGAAACTATGCACGACACCGTGCTTGACGCCCTGACACGTATTCCCGGTATTCACCACGTGCTTGAGGTGGACGATGTCCCGTTCACGGACATGCATGACATTTTCGAAAAGGCGCTCGCCAACTGGCGTGAGCAGCTCGAAGGGAAAACGTTCTGCGTGCGCGTTAAGCGACGCGGTCAACATGAGTTTAGCTCTATTGAAGTGGAGCGCTACGTCGGCGGCGGTTTAAATCAGCATATTGAATCCGCCCGCGTAAAACTGAAGCAGCCTGACGTCACCGTCAATCTTGAGATTGAAGACGATCGCCTGCTGCTGGTGAAAGGCCGGTATGAAGGCATCGGCGGTTTCCCGATAGGCACTCAGGAAGATGTGCTGTCGCTGATTTCCGGCGGTTTCGATTCCGGCGTCTCCAGCTATATGCTGATGCGTCGCGGCTGCCGCGTGCATTACTGCTTCTTTAACCTGGGCGGCGCTGCGCACGAAATCGGCGTACGCCAGGTGGCGCATTATCTGTGGAGCCGCTTTGGCAGCTCGCACCGCGTGCGTTTTGTGGCGATCAACTTTGAGCCTGTCGTCGGCGAAATCCTTGAGAAAGTGGACGACGGCCAGATGGGCGTGGTGCTCAAGCGTATGATGGTGCGTGCGGCCTCGAAAGTGGCGGAACGCTACGGCGTGCAGGCGCTGGTCACCGGCGAAGCGCTGGGGCAGGTTTCCAGCCAGACGCTGACCAACCTGCGCCTTATCGATAATGTCTCCGATACGCTGGTGCTGCGCCCGCTTATCTCTTATGACAAAGAGCACATCATCGATATCGCCCGTAAAATCGGCACCGAAGATTTTGCCCGCACCATGCCGGAATATTGCGGCGTGATTTCGAAAAGCCCGACCGTGAAGGCCGTGAAAGCGAAAATCGAAGCCGAAGAGGCGAATTTCGATTTCACTATCCTTGATCGCGTCGTTGCAGAAGCCACCAATGTGGATATCCGTGAAATCGCCGAGCAGACTGAACAGCAGGTAGTGGAGGTGGAAACCGTTAACGGTTTCGGCCCAAACGACGCCATTCTGGATATCCGCTCTGTCGATGAACAGGATGAGAAACCGCTGGTGGTCGAAGGCGTTGAGGTCGTTTCTTTGCCGTTCTACAAGCTCAGTACGAAGTTTGGCGATCTCGACCAGAGCAAAACGTACCTGTTGTGGTGCGAGCGCGGCGTGATGAGCCGCCTGCAGGCGCTTTATCTGCTGGAGCAGGGCTTTAAAAACGTGAAAGTCTATCGCCCGTAA
- the xseB gene encoding Exodeoxyribonuclease 7 small subunit codes for MPKKNEQPASFETALSELEQIVTRLESGDLPLEEALNEFERGVQLARQGQVKLQQAEQRVQILLSQNEDAPLTPFTPDAE; via the coding sequence ATGCCGAAGAAAAATGAACAGCCGGCCAGTTTCGAAACGGCCCTGTCGGAGCTTGAGCAGATAGTCACCCGTCTGGAAAGCGGCGACCTGCCGCTGGAAGAGGCGCTGAATGAATTTGAGCGCGGCGTGCAGCTCGCGCGTCAGGGCCAGGTAAAACTGCAGCAGGCTGAGCAGCGCGTTCAGATCCTGTTGTCTCAGAATGAGGACGCGCCTCTTACCCCCTTCACGCCGGACGCCGAGTAA